A single window of Oxyura jamaicensis isolate SHBP4307 breed ruddy duck chromosome 3, BPBGC_Ojam_1.0, whole genome shotgun sequence DNA harbors:
- the SERTAD2 gene encoding SERTA domain-containing protein 2, with protein MLGKGGKRKFDEHEDGLEGKVVSPTDGPSKVSYTLQRQTIFNISLMKLYNHRPLTEPSLQKTVLINNMLRRIQEELKQEGSLRPVFVTASQPADPLSDNFREAQPAFSHLASQPLLPTDFVSTTPLESCLTPASLLEDDTFCTSPTVQHDGPTKLPPPVLQPVKDSFSSALDEIEELCPAPTSAEAVAVAADTAAADSKDHPSESSVQKPEGVAESRTAESKLMDSLPGNFEITTSTGFLTDLTLDDILFADIDTSMYDFDPCTSATGAASKMAPVSADELLKTLAPYSSQPVTPNQPFKMDLTELDHIMEVLVGS; from the coding sequence ATgttggggaaaggaggaaagcgGAAGTTTGACGAGCATGAAGATGGGTTGGAAGGCAAAGTGGTGTCTCCTACTGACGGTCCCTCTAAGGTGTCTTACACCTTACAGCGTCAGACTATCTTCAACATTTCCCTTATGAAACTTTATAACCACAGGCCATTAACCGAGCCGAGCTTGCAAAAGACAGTTTTAATTAACAACATGTTGAGGCGAATCCAGGAAGAACTCAAACAAGAAGGCAGCTTGAGGCCTGTGTTTGTGACTGCTTCGCAGCCCGCCGACCCTCTCAGCGACAACTTCCGTGAGGCCCAGCCGGCGTTCAGCCATCTcgcctcccagcccctgctccccactgaCTTCGTAAGCACTACGCCCCTGGAGTCTTGCCTCACCCCGGCCTCTTTGCTCGAGGACGACACTTTTTGCACTTCCCCGACTGTCCAGCACGATGGTCCGACGAAACTACCACCTCCTGTTCTCCAACCAGTCAAGGACAGCTTCTCCTCAGCCTTGGACGAAATCGAGGAGCTTTGTCCCGCACCTACCTCCGCAGAGGCAGTAGCAGTAGCAGCCGACACAGCCGCCGCCGACTCGAAAGACCACCCCAGCGAGTCCAGCGTTCAAAAGCCCGAGGGCGTCGCGGAGAGCAGAACGGCCGAATCCAAACTCATGGACTCGCTGCCCGGCAACTTCGAGATCACGACTTCCACAGGTTTCCTCACAGACTTGACCCTGGATGACATTCTGTTCGCTGACATTGACACGTCCATGTATGATTTTGACCCCTGCACGTCTGCCACGGGGGCTGCCTCCAAAATGGCTCCCGTCTCAGCAGATGAGCTCCTAAAAACGCTCGCGCCATACAGCAGTCAACCAGTAACTCCAAATCAGCCTTTCAAAATGGACCTCACAGAACTGGATCACATCATGGAGGTGCTTGTTGGGtcttaa